One window from the genome of Paenibacillus azoreducens encodes:
- the wecC gene encoding UDP-N-acetyl-D-mannosamine dehydrogenase has translation MVKKVCVVGLGYIGLPTAGLLAKNGFQVHGVDVNIHTVEKISQGEVHITEPDLDQVVKEAVQCGLLRASTIPAEADVYILAVPTPFQENNKPDLTYVEQAVKAVIPYLRPGNLVILESTSPVGTTERIADWILEARRDLSISDSLYAAYNRIFVSYCPERVLPGQILRELVENDRIVGGIDEASTRWTADFYRHFVKGAILETNARTAEMAKLTENSFRDVNIAFANELSLICDHLEIDVWELIRLANRHPRVNILQPGPGVGGHCIAVDPWFLVDAAPEQAKLIHTARIVNDSKPWYVAEKVIQVAAKLKSPGIACLGLSFKANIDDLRESPALAIVEHLAKAAAAYLYVAEPHIKELPVSLQYGNVQFCEAEEAVRQADIVLLLVNHDAFGPIGPELLEDKIVVDTRGFFMHPSRVEARV, from the coding sequence ATGGTGAAAAAAGTATGCGTAGTAGGATTGGGGTATATCGGACTTCCGACGGCCGGCCTGCTGGCCAAAAACGGATTTCAGGTACACGGCGTAGACGTTAACATACATACGGTCGAAAAGATCAGTCAGGGAGAGGTTCACATCACGGAGCCGGATTTGGACCAAGTCGTAAAGGAAGCCGTACAATGCGGACTGCTTCGCGCTTCAACAATTCCGGCGGAAGCGGATGTTTATATTTTAGCCGTACCGACCCCTTTTCAAGAAAACAACAAACCTGACCTGACTTATGTGGAGCAGGCCGTTAAAGCGGTGATTCCATACCTGCGCCCCGGGAATCTGGTCATCCTCGAATCAACCAGTCCGGTTGGCACGACGGAACGAATTGCGGACTGGATTCTGGAAGCAAGAAGGGATCTGAGCATTTCCGATTCGCTTTATGCCGCATATAACCGTATTTTTGTTTCCTATTGCCCGGAGCGGGTTCTGCCCGGTCAAATTTTGCGCGAACTGGTGGAGAATGACCGGATTGTCGGCGGAATCGACGAGGCGTCCACACGATGGACCGCTGATTTTTACCGGCATTTCGTCAAGGGGGCCATTCTGGAGACGAATGCGCGTACGGCCGAAATGGCTAAGCTGACGGAGAATTCCTTCCGGGACGTCAATATTGCGTTTGCGAATGAGCTGTCTCTGATCTGCGATCATCTGGAGATCGACGTGTGGGAATTGATCCGTCTGGCCAACCGCCATCCGAGGGTCAATATTCTTCAGCCCGGCCCCGGCGTAGGCGGACATTGCATCGCGGTCGATCCCTGGTTTTTGGTGGATGCTGCCCCGGAGCAGGCGAAGCTGATCCATACGGCCCGGATCGTCAACGATTCCAAGCCATGGTATGTGGCGGAGAAGGTCATCCAGGTTGCCGCAAAGCTGAAATCACCGGGAATTGCCTGCTTGGGTTTATCTTTTAAGGCAAATATTGATGATTTGCGCGAAAGTCCGGCGCTGGCGATTGTGGAACATTTGGCCAAGGCGGCGGCCGCTTACCTGTATGTTGCCGAGCCCCATATCAAGGAACTGCCGGTCAGCCTGCAGTACGGAAATGTACAGTTTTGCGAAGCGGAGGAGGCGGTGCGCCAGGCGGATATTGTCCTGCTGCTCGTCAACCATGACGCTTTCGGCCCGATCGGCCCCGAACTGCTTGAAGACAAAATCGTGGTGGATACGAGAGGATTTTTCATGCATCCCTCCCGCGTGGAAGCGAGAGTGTAG
- the galU gene encoding UTP--glucose-1-phosphate uridylyltransferase GalU, whose translation MQKVRKAIIPAAGLGTRFLPATKAMPKEMLPIVDKPTIQYIVEEAIAAGIEDIIIVTGKGKRSIEDHFDHSFELEHNLLQKGKLEVLESVRRSSTVEIHYIRQKEAKGLGHAIWCARNFIGNEPFAVLLGDDVVRSEVPCIGQLVEQYETYGVSVIGVGSVPRDQTHRYGVIDPLHALDHEGTAYELRRVVEKPDPGEAPSNLAIIGRYVLTPEIFGFLEHQEAGYGGEIQLTDAIQKLIVEQGCIAYAFKGERFDVGEKLGYILTTIDFALHQEDLRLPLLSAMDRILQLEKQEKPSF comes from the coding sequence GTGCAAAAAGTCAGGAAAGCAATCATTCCGGCAGCGGGGCTTGGAACCCGTTTTTTGCCTGCAACCAAAGCCATGCCCAAGGAGATGCTGCCCATCGTCGATAAACCGACGATCCAGTACATCGTCGAAGAGGCGATTGCCGCGGGGATCGAAGATATCATCATCGTAACCGGAAAAGGCAAACGCTCCATTGAAGATCACTTCGACCATTCGTTTGAGCTGGAGCATAATTTGCTGCAAAAAGGCAAGCTGGAGGTTCTGGAATCGGTCCGGCGTTCTTCTACGGTCGAAATTCATTACATCCGTCAGAAGGAGGCCAAAGGGCTCGGGCATGCCATATGGTGCGCCCGCAATTTTATCGGCAACGAACCTTTTGCGGTGCTTCTCGGCGATGATGTGGTCCGGTCGGAGGTGCCTTGTATCGGCCAGCTTGTCGAGCAATACGAAACCTATGGGGTATCCGTCATTGGCGTCGGCTCCGTTCCCCGCGATCAGACGCATCGTTATGGCGTCATCGATCCGCTGCATGCGCTTGACCATGAAGGGACGGCATACGAGCTGCGCAGAGTGGTGGAAAAGCCGGATCCGGGCGAGGCCCCATCCAATCTGGCCATTATCGGCCGCTATGTGCTGACGCCGGAGATCTTCGGGTTTTTGGAACATCAGGAGGCGGGGTACGGAGGTGAAATACAGCTGACAGACGCCATCCAGAAGCTGATCGTGGAACAGGGCTGCATCGCTTATGCGTTTAAAGGGGAGCGGTTTGATGTCGGGGAAAAGCTCGGCTACATATTGACTACCATCGATTTCGCACTGCATCAGGAGGATTTGCGGCTGCCGCTTTTGTCCGCGATGGACCGCATTCTTCAGCTGGAGAAACAGGAGAAGCCCTCTTTTTGA
- a CDS encoding CpsD/CapB family tyrosine-protein kinase — protein sequence MRRSASKSKLIMDINRRSIISEGYRNLRTNIQFSGWNQKLQVLAVTSTQAGEGKTTTISNLAVAYAHEGKKVLLIDADLRHPSLQNVFNVSNRIGLSNILANQCTYGEILHQTSIDHLSLVTAGPVPPNPTELLSSDKLREIIEFWKEEYDVILLDTSPVMAVADGLIVASVCDGVILVVHAGKVKRELIRKTKEKLELAKANILGVFLNNKRYSKSESHQYYNYGIPE from the coding sequence ATGCGCCGCTCAGCCAGTAAAAGCAAACTGATCATGGACATCAACCGCCGATCCATCATTTCAGAGGGATATAGGAATCTCCGTACCAATATCCAGTTTTCGGGCTGGAATCAAAAGCTGCAGGTGCTGGCCGTCACCTCGACCCAAGCCGGTGAAGGGAAAACGACGACGATCAGCAATTTGGCGGTAGCGTATGCCCATGAAGGAAAAAAGGTGCTTCTGATCGACGCCGATTTGCGGCATCCTTCATTGCAAAACGTCTTCAATGTGAGCAACCGGATCGGTTTATCCAATATTTTGGCCAATCAATGCACGTATGGCGAGATTTTGCATCAAACGTCGATCGACCATTTGTCTCTGGTCACCGCCGGTCCCGTGCCGCCGAATCCGACGGAGCTGTTGTCTTCGGATAAATTAAGGGAAATTATCGAGTTTTGGAAGGAAGAATACGATGTGATTTTGCTGGATACTTCCCCGGTGATGGCTGTCGCGGATGGGCTGATCGTCGCTTCGGTTTGCGATGGGGTCATCCTTGTCGTGCATGCGGGAAAAGTGAAGCGGGAGCTCATTAGGAAAACAAAGGAAAAGCTGGAGCTTGCCAAAGCCAACATTTTGGGCGTGTTCCTCAATAACAAGAGATACAGCAAGTCGGAATCGCATCAGTACTATAATTACGGAATTCCCGAATAG
- a CDS encoding YveK family protein, whose amino-acid sequence MELKLMIQMVRKRLWLIVAFVVICTAGTGLYSRFMITPAYEATSTLIVNKMNMDQMGARGLDINEITSNIMLINSYKVIITSAAILDKVVQQHPDLQASSQDLADNLQVITAQNSQVITLKIRDASYNHAMNIVNSVSQVFQKEIPRIMKVDNISILDTAKPQKHPVPVSPKLKINMAIAFAASFLLVVGIVLLLEHLDDTIKNEYDVERYLELTTLGAIRKMNKRDLRTRTSARTKNQAGENYAPLSQ is encoded by the coding sequence ATGGAATTAAAACTGATGATACAAATGGTGAGAAAGAGGCTGTGGCTGATTGTAGCGTTTGTGGTGATTTGCACCGCCGGAACCGGACTTTACAGCCGATTCATGATAACGCCGGCATATGAGGCTACAAGCACCCTGATCGTGAACAAGATGAATATGGACCAGATGGGGGCAAGGGGACTCGACATCAATGAAATAACCTCCAACATCATGCTGATCAATTCCTACAAAGTGATTATTACATCCGCTGCGATTCTGGACAAGGTCGTGCAGCAGCATCCCGACCTCCAGGCATCCTCCCAAGATCTCGCCGACAATCTGCAAGTGATCACCGCACAGAACTCCCAGGTTATAACACTGAAAATACGCGATGCTTCATACAACCATGCCATGAATATCGTTAATTCCGTTTCGCAAGTGTTTCAAAAAGAAATCCCCCGGATCATGAAGGTCGACAATATCTCGATACTTGATACGGCCAAGCCGCAGAAGCATCCGGTTCCGGTCAGCCCGAAGCTGAAAATCAACATGGCGATCGCTTTTGCCGCATCATTCCTCCTTGTCGTGGGCATCGTGCTTCTGCTTGAACATCTGGATGATACGATCAAAAACGAATATGACGTGGAACGATATCTCGAACTGACTACGCTTGGGGCCATCCGGAAAATGAACAAAAGGGATCTTAGAACGAGAACTTCGGCCCGTACCAAAAATCAGGCAGGTGAAAATTATGCGCCGCTCAGCCAGTAA
- a CDS encoding tyrosine-protein phosphatase — protein sequence MMIDTHCHILPGVDDGPSTAEGALRMAAAAVKEGMQAVIATPHHATRRYTNTARKIRRRVAALNSRLKKNNIPLQIFPGQEFRLTDAYRAEHRAGRLQTLAGSAYLLVELPSRSIPSCFYEFLAYMKQRGIHPVIAHPERNLDVISNPDQVLGWIEEHGVRLQVTTQSLIGFFGDEVRRTASYLCKKRWIHFIGSDAHNNLKRRFYIKEGYEALERLCGSEYLQTLQHHAAQLIIGGKIGLLHN from the coding sequence ATGATGATTGATACCCATTGCCACATCCTCCCTGGCGTGGATGACGGTCCAAGCACGGCGGAAGGCGCGCTCCGGATGGCTGCGGCCGCAGTCAAAGAGGGAATGCAAGCGGTGATTGCCACCCCGCACCATGCGACTAGGAGGTATACCAACACGGCCCGCAAAATCCGGCGCCGGGTAGCGGCGCTGAACAGCAGACTCAAGAAAAACAATATTCCGCTGCAGATCTTTCCCGGCCAGGAATTCCGGCTCACTGACGCTTACCGGGCGGAACACCGGGCCGGACGGCTGCAGACGCTCGCCGGGAGCGCTTATCTGCTGGTGGAGCTGCCTTCCCGGAGCATCCCAAGCTGCTTTTACGAATTTCTCGCTTATATGAAACAGCGGGGCATCCATCCGGTGATCGCGCATCCCGAGCGGAATTTGGACGTCATAAGCAACCCCGATCAAGTACTCGGCTGGATTGAGGAGCATGGTGTAAGACTTCAGGTCACGACGCAATCGCTGATCGGTTTTTTTGGGGATGAAGTAAGGAGGACCGCTTCCTATTTATGCAAAAAGCGCTGGATTCACTTCATCGGAAGCGATGCGCATAACAACCTTAAAAGGCGATTTTATATCAAAGAAGGATATGAAGCGCTGGAGCGGCTGTGCGGATCGGAGTATTTGCAGACGCTGCAGCATCACGCGGCCCAATTGATTATTGGAGGAAAGATCGGCCTGCTGCATAATTAA